The Daucus carota subsp. sativus chromosome 2, DH1 v3.0, whole genome shotgun sequence genome includes a window with the following:
- the LOC108204150 gene encoding uncharacterized protein LOC108204150 — translation MKPENLILSTLISGPESPSNNIDVYMQPLVAELKELWDSGIETFDALTNKNFNLRAMVLWTISDFSGYSMLSGWSTKGYLACPVCHYETSSEYLKHSRKICYMNHRKFLDPTHKWRFDKKRFNGQIETGQPLSILSGLDILAVLKDYENKFGEAEKKGKKSDCPFNKKSIFFDLPYWRYNPLRHNLDAMHIEKNLCDNILGTLLNISGKSKDHINARLDLQELGIRKDLHPVESSDGKHLEIKAAIFDMTNKEKEIFCSVLKNAKLPYGSASNISRYVYTNLRKISGYKSHDAHFILHYLIQFAVKKSLRAEVALPLIRLSAFLRGLWNKVIDLDELPRLEKEIVEILCQFEMIFPHSFFDVMVHLPIHLSREVRLGGPLPDRNMFPIERYLGKLKKYVRNRSRPEGSIAEGYLAEECLTFCSRFLGGGMENSMYSSCPAAVEYHIGTKKNKDGKFFKLGESDWKACHRYVLFNSGNEEVENLIMEHRALLDSCGTSKKFKRERAHTEEFWKWLTEQIVTKDLISTDLEVFSSGPNRRARKFSGYVINRYRFHTKSRDSQCVTQNSGVFLTAETTSFESSRDENPIVGNVNYFGSIEEIFELDYWGAFTVVLFKCSWYQEGKDFYGLTQVNFSRLCHKADPYVMASQVRQVFYVEDPIEKNVHYVIKKLPRDWCDADNQNAVEDYKNATFDDIDYNCRIQSEVGHESCFRDDIPTTHIPFPS, via the exons ATGAAACCAGAAAACCTGATTCTTTCCACATTAATATCGGGTCCAGAATCTCCATCGAATAATATTGATGTGTATATGCAGCCTTTGGTTGCTGAGCTGAAAGAATTATGGGATTCTGGTATTGAAACTTTTGATGCCTTGACTAATAAGAATTTCAATTTACGTGCAATGGTGTTGTGGACCATTAGTGATTTTTCGGGTTATTCCATGTTGTCAGGGTGGAGCACGAAGGGGTACTTAGCGTGTCCAGTATGCCATTACGAGACTTCTTCTGAATATTTAAAACATAGcagaaaaatatgttatatgaaCCATAGGAAGTTTCTTGATCCTACACACAAGTGGAGGTTTGATAAGAAAAGATTTAATGGCCAAATTGAAACTGGACAGCCTCTTTCAATTTTATCCGGGTTGGATATTTTAGCGGTGTTGAAggattatgaaaataaatttgggGAGGCTGAGAAAAAGGGTAAAAAAAGTGACTGCCCTTTTAATAAGAAatcaatattttttgatttgccATATTGGCGTTATAATCCCCTTCGACATAACCTTGATGCAATGCATATCGAAAAAAACCTTTGCGACAATATATTAGGCACATTGCTTAATATTAGTGGCAAATCAAAGGATCATATAAATGCCCGTTTAGATTTACAGGAATTAGGTATAAGAAAGGACTTGCATCCTGTTGAATCTAGTGACGGGAAGCATCTTGAAATTAAGGCAGCAATATTTGATATGACTAACAAGGAGAAAGAAATTTTCTGCTCAGTATTAAAGAATGCCAAACTACCTTATGGTTCTGCTTCTAATATTAGCCGATATGTATACACAAATTTAAGAAAGATATCAGGGTATAAAAGCCATGATGCACATTTTATACTTCATTATCTCATACAATTTGCTGTGAAAAAATCGCTAAGAGCCGAAGTTGCCTTGCCATTGATTAGACTGAGTGCATTTCTTAGGGGATTATGGAACAAGGTTATTGACTTGGATGAACTTCCGAGGTTGGAAAAAGAAATTGTGGAGATACTATGTCAATTTGAGATGATTTTTCCACATTCTTTTTTTGATGTAATGGTACACTTGCCTATCCATTTATCCAGAGAAGTCAGATTAGGTGGACCACTACCCGATCGCAACATGTTTCCAATTGAGCGTTATCTCGGTAAGTTGAAAAAATATGTTCGCAATAGAAGTAGACCGGAAGGTTCAATTGCAGAGGGTTATCTAGCAGAAGAGTGTCTGACTTTTTGTTCGAGATTTTTGGGTGGAGGAATGGAAAACAGCATGTATTCATCTTGTCCAGCAGCTGTTGAGTATCACATTGGcaccaaaaaaaacaaagatggaaaattttttaaattaggaGAAAGCGATTGGAAGGCATGCCATCGCTATGTTTTGTTTAATTCTGGTAATGAGGAAGTAGAGAATCTAATCAT GGAGCATCGAGCTTTACTAGACAGTTGTGGcacttcaaaaaaatttaaaagggaACGAGCACACACTGAAGAATTCTGGAAATGGTTAACCGAACAGATTGTAACAAAAGATCTGATTTCAACAGATTTGGAGGTGTTTTCATCAGGTCCTAACAGAAGAGCTAGGAAATTCAGTGGCTACGTTATAAATAGATATAGATTTCATACGAAATCTAGGGATTCCCAATGTGTCACACAAAACAGCGGTGTTTTTTTAACAGCTGAAACAACTAGTTTTGAAAGTTCGCGAGATGAAAACCCCATAGTTGGCAATGTCAACTATTTTGGTTCAATTGAAGAAATATTTGAACTAGATTATTGGGGGGCTTTTACCGTGGTACTTTTTAAATGTAGTTGGTATCAAGAAGGCAAAGACTTTTATGGCCTTACTCAAGTAAACTTCAGCAGGTTGTGCCATAAGGCCGACCCTTATGTCATGGCTTCACAAGTTAGACAAGTGTTTTATGTCGAGGATCCGATTGAAAAGAATGTTCACTATGTCATTAAAAAATTACCGAGAGATTGGTGTGATGCTGATAACCAAAATGCAGTTGAAGATTACAAAAATGCAACTTTTGATGATATTGACTACAATTGCAGAATACAAAGTGAAGTTGGTCATGAGAGCTGCTTTAGAGATGACATCCCGACAACTCATATTCCTTTTCCATCTTAG